One genomic region from Mycoplasmopsis columbina encodes:
- the rbfA gene encoding 30S ribosome-binding factor RbfA, which produces MKPNINTLRREEQIKNLIAQILYDINNADVINPTVMDCKLSNDLSHVKVYVTFEARSLKGIEALERAKGYVKTRIAKVLDWRKVPDIHFELDELNNSAMKIDSILQQIKNEE; this is translated from the coding sequence ATGAAACCAAACATTAACACCTTAAGAAGAGAAGAACAAATTAAAAATTTAATTGCTCAAATCCTTTATGACATTAATAATGCCGATGTAATTAATCCAACAGTTATGGATTGCAAATTGTCAAATGATCTTTCACATGTTAAAGTTTATGTAACTTTTGAAGCTAGATCACTTAAAGGTATTGAAGCTTTAGAAAGAGCTAAGGGTTATGTAAAAACTAGAATTGCCAAAGTTCTAGATTGAAGAAAAGTTCCTGACATTCACTTTGAACTAGATGAATTAAATAATTCAGCAATGAAAATTGATAGCATTTTACAACAAATCAAAAATGAAGAATAA
- the hinT gene encoding histidine triad protein HinT — protein sequence MKDLFLKIINRELPSDILYEDDKCIAIYDKYPFREGHFLVIPKKWSQNVTEMDDETAGHVFNVARKLAKKEILDKGIPGFKIIINTGEMADQTVFHTHVHVIPFREKAIIMK from the coding sequence ATGAAAGATTTGTTTCTAAAAATCATTAATCGTGAATTACCAAGTGACATTCTTTATGAAGATGATAAATGTATTGCAATTTATGATAAATACCCATTTCGTGAAGGACATTTTTTGGTCATTCCTAAAAAATGAAGTCAAAATGTAACTGAAATGGATGATGAAACTGCAGGACATGTATTTAATGTAGCAAGAAAACTTGCTAAAAAGGAAATTTTGGATAAAGGCATTCCTGGATTTAAAATTATTATTAATACTGGTGAAATGGCAGATCAAACTGTTTTTCACACTCATGTACATGTGATTCCTTTTAGAGAAAAAGCAATTATTATGAAATAA
- a CDS encoding HinT-interacting membrane complex lipoprotein P60 has translation MKKLFKKFAVSSVISLPLLAVACGNVVDTPEKIKQTKALQEQAFIQSVETNWLEVTVASLYGYQKEENVKFSDYLNTQIDTKNPNLFNDAYNAFKIYAEEKLKNNPYYFVELNITLTKNANLSPQEASILNQQITSSDVPSKDAFKIYWKTTASNIRADVLKMLLVYKYFTLSDVESFKKIEDNFKFTASYMKYSNKNYFLNKYALSKRMVQIWQKASTSSISTDDFFLQGYGFITGPEAFNQFLKNTNEYNNTLASNSSQILTTNSLDTTLRGYSGFETNVNKYGLFWDYENLKKLTSPSSDSYSLNGYYDPKTNKLLTNVSETNAYSPFANDSDTTDKAIVVYLNQIVPIAELTPTNIPVGEDPKVTESITLLSFENTPYKDALDKLSYIYYLKDSALYTTAQTAFAKLGYKLTLENIDDSLTKALKDKVFVSVKES, from the coding sequence ATGAAAAAACTTTTTAAAAAATTTGCAGTTAGTTCAGTTATTTCACTTCCTTTATTAGCTGTAGCTTGTGGTAATGTAGTTGATACTCCAGAAAAAATTAAGCAAACAAAAGCTTTACAAGAACAAGCCTTTATTCAATCAGTTGAAACTAACTGATTAGAGGTAACAGTTGCTTCACTTTATGGTTATCAAAAAGAAGAAAATGTGAAATTTAGTGATTATTTAAATACACAAATAGATACTAAAAATCCAAATTTATTTAATGATGCATATAATGCTTTTAAAATTTATGCAGAAGAAAAATTAAAAAACAATCCTTATTATTTTGTTGAATTAAATATTACTTTAACTAAAAATGCTAATTTAAGTCCACAAGAAGCATCTATTTTAAATCAACAAATAACATCTTCAGATGTTCCTTCAAAAGATGCTTTTAAAATTTATTGAAAAACAACTGCAAGCAACATTAGAGCTGATGTACTTAAGATGTTGTTAGTTTATAAATACTTCACACTTTCAGATGTAGAATCATTTAAAAAAATTGAAGATAACTTTAAATTTACTGCTTCATATATGAAGTATTCAAACAAAAACTATTTCTTGAATAAATATGCTTTAAGTAAAAGAATGGTACAAATTTGACAAAAAGCATCAACTTCTTCAATTTCAACTGATGATTTCTTTTTACAAGGATATGGCTTTATTACAGGCCCTGAAGCATTTAATCAATTCTTGAAAAATACTAATGAATACAATAATACTTTAGCAAGTAACAGTTCACAAATTTTAACTACTAATTCATTAGACACAACATTAAGAGGATATTCAGGCTTTGAAACTAATGTTAATAAATATGGTCTATTTTGAGATTATGAAAATCTTAAAAAATTAACATCACCATCTTCAGATTCATATTCACTAAACGGTTATTATGATCCAAAAACAAACAAACTTTTAACCAATGTAAGTGAAACAAATGCTTATTCACCTTTTGCCAATGATTCAGATACAACTGACAAAGCAATTGTTGTGTATTTAAATCAAATCGTTCCAATTGCTGAATTAACACCAACTAATATTCCTGTTGGAGAAGATCCAAAAGTAACTGAATCTATTACACTTTTATCATTTGAAAATACGCCTTACAAAGATGCTTTAGACAAACTTAGTTATATTTACTATCTCAAAGATAGTGCTCTATATACAACAGCGCAAACTGCATTTGCAAAACTGGGTTATAAATTAACTTTAGAAAATATTGATGATAGTTTAACTAAAGCATTAAAAGATAAAGTTTTTGTAAGCGTGAAAGAGAGCTAG
- a CDS encoding HinT-interacting membrane complex protein P80 translates to MAKRKETFFERLAKKNANHENASSTKVKKRKSWKVLVFGSLLTLAVIVGVTVPLVITGTKTTYNDKEPDTKVIYSFKSPVDNTEIFTITFGDLEKSNQNETEKKYQDKLDQLYRLAVYYLYEKEAKASKEYQKLLNASRKSGTAEVNNIALKSIVELKTQYQNELLDLKENTIKKYGFSNWETEFNNLLISNYEGATTIDEAVDKKVFNEIQNDALRRFRLSTSSVKDLLERVANNDIHATDENGRVDTNKILFKKGEKVFPWLKEITETDKNGNYFQFDDQYMGFMTESFDTNHKDALSFIKYYLNSDNPYLFSQFTLPGIAKVKNSDNWTVDRNFFKYLMYAWPVRSNDETAPIYSYQMVKDFFKPFSEYVTILNDENSSTLPLKARYYSDILNKLSKDTSELKNNFGTKGISSLTTLLTNSDEALKAFTTIPELLGSEEIKTIDLFGKLKEIQEAIASDQSITLPTYSDADTLDKKKEVLTQFNEAMKDAFDKTDDVNEKGLYTDKYKKLVTAKLAELFEIGPEVDGKKQIYTLYKLKDSENFVLLTKNGITLLNTQTLGDTVENQQDQILKMIKNDFVLSNKFKQLSGVKYNALATINTSLTNKQNVIRTMLSDNEFVNYLKEQTNIYATDENGSNLSNAKYDDVAIEELLSINNNVELSTNSEKALTITKNVNEWMKTRAQNGADANFVIKNNKTYFANNNSNFEKTADNLLNEKLKELLNLFKNR, encoded by the coding sequence ATGGCAAAGAGAAAAGAAACTTTTTTTGAACGTTTAGCCAAGAAAAATGCAAACCATGAAAACGCATCATCTACTAAAGTTAAAAAGAGAAAAAGTTGAAAGGTATTAGTTTTTGGATCACTTTTAACATTAGCTGTAATCGTTGGTGTTACAGTTCCTCTTGTTATAACCGGTACAAAAACTACTTATAATGACAAAGAACCAGATACTAAAGTAATTTATTCATTTAAATCACCTGTGGATAATACTGAAATTTTTACAATTACTTTCGGGGATCTTGAGAAAAGTAATCAAAATGAAACAGAAAAAAAATATCAAGACAAATTAGATCAACTTTATCGTTTAGCAGTTTACTATCTCTATGAAAAAGAAGCTAAAGCTTCAAAAGAGTATCAAAAATTATTGAATGCATCAAGAAAATCTGGAACAGCAGAAGTAAATAATATAGCGTTAAAATCAATTGTGGAATTAAAAACACAATATCAAAATGAATTGTTAGACTTAAAAGAAAACACAATTAAAAAATATGGTTTTTCAAATTGAGAAACAGAATTTAATAATTTGTTAATTTCAAATTACGAAGGTGCCACCACTATTGATGAAGCAGTAGATAAAAAAGTATTTAATGAAATTCAAAATGATGCATTGCGTCGTTTTAGACTTTCAACTTCATCTGTTAAAGATTTACTAGAAAGAGTTGCTAACAATGACATTCATGCGACAGATGAAAATGGCCGTGTTGATACTAACAAAATTTTATTTAAAAAAGGTGAAAAAGTTTTCCCATGATTAAAAGAAATTACTGAAACTGATAAAAACGGAAATTATTTCCAATTTGATGATCAATATATGGGCTTCATGACAGAAAGTTTTGATACCAACCATAAAGATGCTTTATCATTTATTAAATACTATTTAAATAGCGACAATCCATATCTATTTAGTCAATTTACTTTACCAGGTATTGCAAAAGTTAAAAATAGTGATAATTGAACAGTAGATAGAAACTTTTTTAAATATTTAATGTACGCATGACCTGTTAGATCAAATGACGAGACTGCACCAATTTATAGTTATCAAATGGTTAAGGATTTCTTTAAACCATTTTCAGAATATGTAACTATTTTGAATGATGAAAATTCATCTACTTTACCATTAAAGGCTAGATATTATAGTGATATTTTGAATAAACTTTCAAAAGATACAAGTGAGCTAAAAAATAATTTTGGTACAAAAGGAATTTCATCACTAACAACATTGTTAACTAATAGCGACGAAGCATTAAAAGCATTTACAACTATCCCTGAATTATTAGGTAGTGAAGAAATTAAAACTATTGATTTATTTGGTAAATTAAAAGAAATTCAAGAAGCAATTGCTTCTGATCAGTCAATAACATTACCTACATATTCTGATGCAGATACTTTAGACAAGAAAAAAGAAGTTCTTACTCAATTTAATGAAGCAATGAAAGATGCTTTTGATAAAACAGATGATGTTAATGAAAAAGGCTTATATACAGATAAATATAAAAAACTTGTGACTGCTAAACTTGCGGAATTATTTGAAATAGGTCCTGAAGTTGATGGTAAAAAACAAATTTACACTTTATACAAATTAAAAGATAGTGAAAATTTTGTTTTACTAACCAAAAATGGTATCACTTTATTAAATACCCAAACATTAGGTGATACAGTTGAAAATCAACAAGATCAAATTTTGAAAATGATTAAAAATGATTTTGTTCTTTCTAACAAATTCAAACAACTTTCTGGTGTTAAATATAATGCTCTAGCAACTATTAATACTTCACTCACTAATAAACAAAATGTAATAAGAACTATGTTATCAGATAATGAATTCGTTAATTACTTGAAAGAACAAACAAATATTTATGCTACTGATGAAAATGGTTCAAATCTTTCAAATGCTAAATATGATGATGTAGCAATTGAAGAATTATTATCAATAAATAATAATGTTGAGTTATCAACAAATTCTGAAAAAGCCTTAACTATTACTAAAAATGTAAACGAGTGAATGAAAACAAGAGCACAAAATGGGGCTGATGCTAATTTTGTAATTAAAAATAATAAAACTTACTTTGCAAACAACAATTCAAACTTTGAAAAAACAGCAGATAATCTTTTAAACGAGAAATTAAAAGAATTATTAAATCTTTTTAAAAACAGATAA
- a CDS encoding purine-nucleoside phosphorylase translates to MSTHIGAEKNQIANIVLLSGDPLRAKYMAYKYLDNVELVNSVRGELFFTGYFKGKKVTIGGSGMGMMSIGVYAHELYADYNVDLIIRLGSTGSYVDEINLFDVVIINRAYSDNVSIAQLTNNETTNEYFPDENASKLLKESAEELKIPYKEASVHSTDVFYAVRPLEETKKISQCQVVECESYALFAVAKKLNKKAATILQVSDSLAKMEFTDSLTRERKFTNMFEIALNMVKNFK, encoded by the coding sequence ATGTCAACACATATAGGAGCAGAAAAAAATCAAATTGCTAATATTGTTTTGCTTTCAGGAGATCCACTAAGAGCAAAATATATGGCATATAAGTATTTAGATAATGTTGAACTAGTAAATTCAGTAAGAGGTGAATTATTTTTTACTGGCTATTTTAAAGGTAAAAAAGTTACAATTGGTGGTTCTGGTATGGGAATGATGTCAATTGGAGTTTATGCACATGAACTTTATGCAGATTATAATGTCGATTTAATTATTAGATTGGGTTCAACAGGATCATATGTTGATGAAATTAATTTATTTGATGTAGTAATTATAAACAGAGCATACTCAGATAATGTTTCAATTGCACAATTAACCAATAATGAAACTACAAATGAATATTTTCCTGATGAAAATGCAAGTAAATTATTAAAAGAAAGTGCAGAAGAATTAAAAATTCCTTATAAAGAGGCTTCTGTTCATTCAACTGATGTTTTTTATGCAGTTAGACCACTTGAAGAAACTAAAAAAATTAGTCAGTGTCAAGTAGTTGAATGCGAAAGTTATGCACTTTTTGCGGTAGCAAAAAAATTAAATAAAAAAGCTGCAACCATTTTACAAGTAAGTGATAGTTTAGCAAAAATGGAATTTACTGACTCACTAACAAGAGAAAGAAAATTTACTAATATGTTCGAAATTGCTTTAAATATGGTTAAAAATTTCAAATAG
- a CDS encoding ribulose-phosphate 3-epimerase, with protein MKKRYVTPSILNVDENKRIEMVNNLLKEGIEWIHYDVMDGVFVPNTAIKYSEIEKINQDCPKHFKDVHLMVSNPLEIASEYKNLADIITIHYEAVSKTKLLKFLRENKHDLNIGLAIKPSTLVSEIEDLLPLLRLVLVMSVEPGAGGQKFIQSSLDKIKLLKNLRLKKELNFLIQVDGGINNITGPQSFKAGADACVVGTFLIKNPTKETINSILKK; from the coding sequence ATGAAAAAAAGATATGTTACTCCATCTATTTTAAATGTTGATGAAAACAAAAGAATTGAAATGGTAAACAACCTTTTAAAAGAAGGTATTGAATGAATTCATTATGATGTAATGGATGGAGTTTTTGTTCCTAATACAGCTATAAAATACTCAGAAATTGAAAAAATTAATCAAGACTGTCCAAAACATTTCAAAGATGTTCATTTAATGGTTTCAAATCCTCTAGAAATAGCAAGCGAATACAAAAATTTGGCTGATATTATAACAATACACTATGAAGCAGTTTCTAAAACTAAATTACTTAAATTTTTAAGAGAAAACAAGCATGATTTGAACATAGGGTTAGCAATTAAACCAAGTACTTTAGTTTCAGAAATTGAGGATTTATTACCTTTATTAAGACTTGTTTTAGTAATGTCTGTTGAACCTGGAGCAGGTGGGCAAAAATTTATTCAAAGTAGTTTAGATAAAATTAAGTTATTAAAAAATTTAAGACTTAAAAAAGAATTAAATTTTTTAATTCAAGTTGATGGTGGAATTAATAATATTACTGGTCCACAATCCTTTAAAGCAGGAGCTGACGCCTGCGTTGTCGGTACTTTTTTAATTAAAAATCCCACAAAAGAAACAATTAATTCAATTTTAAAAAAATAA
- the rsgA gene encoding ribosome small subunit-dependent GTPase A, translating to MRGRIYSSNGGKYQIKDEKGNFHFLPAAGSFRHNGITPLVGDYVDFDENNYITSIYERVNSFIRPKVANIDHIIVVMSAKNPNFQSFLVDKYLALIESKNIEPIIFITKTDLAHCKEFEDYQKLNYKIYEINNKTDEWVKIIQTIFKDNTCSFMGQSGVGKTTIINTILGLNLETQEISKHADRGKHTTRIVQIYDIFDGHLIDTPGFSSLEIKMTKEELSKSFFQFKELSKECKFKWCLHDKEPENYCNIKLNVGKKIPTFRYENYLKLLKEIN from the coding sequence ATGAGAGGAAGAATTTATTCATCAAACGGTGGTAAATATCAGATTAAAGATGAAAAAGGTAATTTTCATTTTTTACCAGCAGCAGGATCTTTTAGACATAATGGCATCACTCCTTTAGTTGGAGATTATGTAGATTTTGACGAAAATAACTATATTACAAGTATTTATGAAAGAGTAAATAGTTTTATTCGTCCAAAAGTTGCGAACATTGATCACATTATTGTAGTAATGTCAGCAAAAAATCCTAATTTTCAATCATTTTTAGTTGATAAATATTTAGCTTTAATTGAGAGCAAAAATATTGAACCTATAATTTTTATAACAAAAACAGATTTAGCTCATTGTAAAGAATTTGAAGATTACCAAAAACTAAATTATAAAATTTACGAAATCAACAATAAAACAGATGAATGGGTAAAAATTATTCAAACAATTTTCAAAGATAATACATGTTCTTTTATGGGCCAAAGTGGCGTTGGAAAAACCACAATTATTAATACTATTTTAGGGTTAAACTTAGAAACTCAAGAAATTTCTAAACATGCTGACAGGGGTAAACACACAACAAGAATTGTGCAAATTTACGATATTTTTGATGGTCATTTAATTGACACACCAGGATTTTCTTCATTAGAAATAAAAATGACAAAGGAAGAATTGTCTAAATCATTCTTTCAGTTTAAAGAATTGTCTAAAGAATGTAAATTTAAATGATGTTTGCATGATAAGGAACCAGAAAACTATTGCAACATTAAATTAAATGTGGGTAAAAAAATTCCTACTTTCAGATATGAAAATTATTTAAAGCTTTTAAAGGAGATAAATTAA
- a CDS encoding serine/threonine-protein kinase, with the protein MDIKILNDSKVYEKYKIVNKIGSGGFAQVYKIQERDNTEDVFYALKYSVFPEKSDVETTKKRFAQEIKIYSKVHSSKVAKFIDAFIDEREQYIIMEYVEGTSLKDKLREGRLLPNVAVNYALQIAEGLSELHSSKIIHRDIKSNNIMITRDRNIKIIDFGLALDDNSERYTQEQKIVGSVYYMAPEICVDRSIPTFKSDIYALGILLYEMLTAEYPFKGSNAAETINKQKNAPLPDITKIVDIPQALANVIIKATAKDPEKRYKTIYEFSKDLKTSLNPNRVYEKPLDIRKIKEKKTFQDIINSKIFIYSAIGTIAAILILIIVLVAVLV; encoded by the coding sequence ATGGATATTAAAATACTTAATGATAGTAAAGTTTATGAAAAATATAAAATAGTTAACAAAATTGGGTCTGGAGGATTTGCTCAAGTTTACAAAATACAAGAAAGAGACAATACTGAAGATGTCTTTTATGCACTTAAATATAGTGTTTTTCCAGAAAAATCTGATGTAGAAACAACAAAAAAAAGATTTGCACAAGAAATCAAAATATATTCAAAAGTTCATTCTTCAAAAGTAGCTAAATTTATTGATGCTTTTATTGATGAAAGAGAACAGTATATTATTATGGAATATGTTGAAGGTACTAGTCTTAAAGATAAATTAAGAGAAGGAAGACTTTTACCAAATGTAGCTGTTAACTATGCTTTACAAATAGCAGAAGGTCTTTCAGAATTACACTCTTCTAAAATTATCCATCGTGATATAAAAAGCAATAATATCATGATTACTAGAGATAGAAACATTAAAATTATTGATTTTGGTTTAGCATTAGATGACAATAGTGAAAGATATACACAAGAACAAAAAATAGTTGGATCAGTCTATTATATGGCTCCTGAAATATGTGTTGATCGTTCAATTCCTACCTTTAAAAGCGATATTTATGCTCTAGGAATTTTACTTTATGAAATGCTTACTGCTGAGTATCCTTTCAAAGGATCAAATGCAGCAGAAACCATTAACAAACAAAAAAATGCTCCTTTACCTGATATTACTAAAATAGTTGATATTCCTCAAGCTTTGGCCAATGTTATTATTAAGGCAACAGCAAAAGATCCAGAAAAAAGATACAAAACAATTTATGAATTTTCAAAAGACTTAAAAACTTCTCTCAATCCAAACAGAGTTTATGAAAAACCACTTGATATTAGAAAAATTAAAGAGAAAAAAACTTTTCAAGATATTATCAACAGTAAAATTTTTATTTATTCTGCAATAGGAACAATAGCTGCAATTTTAATTTTAATTATTGTTTTAGTAGCAGTGTTGGTGTAG
- a CDS encoding PP2C family protein-serine/threonine phosphatase, producing the protein MDIGKNSNIGTKRLENQDRVDVLQRDTFALLLLCDGMGGHFGGSLASTITINVFKNEFFTTLPESFDSNNINNFVKWFQNTLEKVKTNMKNAANGDEAKMDMGTTLTGAFVDSKSKTIIIFNIGDSRTFLLTKNGDLHQITKDHNVYNKLVLEDGWSKIDALKFKGWRALTSALGPLKKTKLEIHNVSDHYNIIQMLLSTSDGVHGFLDNMAITQILKTKENPDDTCEILVEQAMLNHSNDNLSAGIIVLDEK; encoded by the coding sequence ATGGATATTGGTAAAAATTCAAATATAGGAACAAAAAGATTAGAGAATCAAGATAGAGTAGATGTATTGCAAAGAGATACATTTGCTTTACTTTTACTTTGCGACGGTATGGGAGGACATTTTGGAGGTTCATTAGCTTCAACAATAACTATTAATGTTTTTAAAAATGAATTTTTTACAACGCTACCAGAATCTTTTGACTCTAATAATATAAATAATTTTGTGAAATGATTTCAAAATACTTTAGAAAAAGTGAAAACAAATATGAAAAATGCTGCTAATGGAGATGAGGCAAAAATGGATATGGGAACAACTCTAACAGGAGCATTTGTTGATTCAAAAAGCAAAACAATTATTATTTTTAATATCGGAGATTCAAGAACTTTTTTACTTACTAAAAACGGTGATTTACACCAAATTACAAAAGATCATAATGTATATAACAAATTAGTTTTAGAAGACGGTTGATCAAAAATAGACGCTTTAAAATTTAAGGGATGAAGAGCTTTAACTTCAGCCTTAGGTCCATTGAAAAAGACTAAACTAGAAATTCATAATGTATCAGATCACTACAACATTATTCAAATGTTATTATCTACATCTGATGGTGTGCATGGTTTTTTAGATAATATGGCCATTACACAAATTCTTAAAACTAAAGAAAACCCAGATGACACATGCGAAATTTTAGTTGAACAAGCAATGTTAAATCATTCAAATGATAACTTATCTGCAGGAATTATAGTCTTAGACGAAAAATAG
- the gmk gene encoding guanylate kinase produces MNQQLKPIIIFTGPSGVGKGTIEKILFANKNLNLKLSCSATTRKAREGEKHGVNYFFISKDDFQKHIDNNELLEYSFHFENFYGTLHSEIERIHKENKIPFLEIETFGAKQILSDENNLNKYKIITFFVSPPSFEDLEARILNRNTETKEAITKRLAKAHQEMEERHNFKYQIINDVPEIAAKQVEEIIIKEIGA; encoded by the coding sequence ATGAATCAACAATTAAAACCAATTATTATTTTTACCGGACCAAGCGGCGTTGGGAAAGGCACTATTGAAAAAATTCTTTTTGCAAATAAAAATCTTAATTTAAAACTTTCTTGCTCTGCCACAACAAGAAAAGCACGCGAAGGAGAAAAACACGGAGTTAATTATTTTTTCATTTCTAAAGATGATTTTCAAAAACATATTGATAATAATGAATTACTAGAGTACAGTTTTCATTTTGAAAATTTTTACGGCACATTACATAGTGAAATTGAGAGAATTCACAAAGAAAACAAAATTCCGTTTTTAGAAATTGAAACCTTTGGGGCAAAACAAATTTTGTCAGATGAAAATAATTTAAATAAGTACAAAATTATTACCTTTTTTGTTTCTCCGCCATCTTTTGAAGATCTTGAAGCAAGAATTTTAAATCGCAATACTGAAACAAAAGAAGCTATTACTAAACGTTTAGCAAAAGCTCATCAGGAAATGGAAGAAAGACATAATTTTAAATATCAAATCATTAATGATGTTCCAGAAATAGCTGCAAAACAAGTTGAAGAGATAATTATCAAAGAGATTGGCGCATAA
- the secG gene encoding preprotein translocase subunit SecG, translated as MIVVTILLIIVSLVCIGVSLLMSPDSNAFSGALVGSGDLELFKNSKERGIKKILKYTMLSAGILLFILSIVLRILIK; from the coding sequence ATGATAGTTGTCACAATTTTATTAATTATTGTTTCTCTTGTTTGCATCGGTGTTTCATTATTGATGTCTCCCGATTCAAATGCTTTTTCAGGAGCTCTTGTAGGTTCTGGAGATTTAGAACTTTTTAAAAACTCAAAAGAAAGGGGAATAAAAAAAATTCTTAAATATACAATGTTATCAGCGGGCATTTTGCTCTTCATTTTAAGTATAGTTTTAAGAATTTTAATAAAATAA